The following are encoded together in the Fodinibius salinus genome:
- the rplK gene encoding 50S ribosomal protein L11 gives MAKEVDQVLKLQIRGGQANPAPPVGPALGQAGINIMEFCKAFNAKTQEDAGTIIPVEITVYQDKSFDFITKTPPAAVLLKQAAGIDTGSGEPNRTKVGDVTWTQCKEIAEQKMQDLNAFEVENAAEMIAGTARSMGLRVQRDK, from the coding sequence ATGGCAAAAGAAGTAGATCAAGTACTTAAGCTCCAGATTCGGGGCGGACAGGCAAACCCTGCCCCACCCGTTGGACCTGCTTTAGGGCAGGCTGGAATAAATATTATGGAGTTTTGTAAGGCTTTTAATGCTAAGACCCAAGAAGATGCCGGTACTATTATTCCGGTTGAAATCACGGTTTATCAGGATAAGTCTTTCGATTTCATAACTAAGACTCCGCCTGCTGCAGTACTGCTAAAACAAGCTGCTGGCATTGATACAGGTTCCGGAGAACCCAACCGTACCAAGGTTGGCGACGTTACCTGGACCCAGTGCAAGGAGATAGCAGAACAGAAAATGCAGGATCTTAACGCTTTTGAGGTAGAGAACGCTGCTGAGATGATTGCAGGAACTGCCCGAAGTATGGGGCTGCGTGTACAAAGAGATAAATAG
- the nusG gene encoding transcription termination/antitermination protein NusG has product MTKEEQHKWYVVRVFSSHEKKVKRYLDREIEMQGLEDKIIEVLIPTETVVEIRSGKKKTREKNFFPGYILLKTIYDEEVNNLIQGAPSTIGFLKTGKKQHAPKPLRKAEVDRILGRVEGDDDAMEQGGKIEIPYDEGDVVEVIDGPFKDFDGTVQEVNADKLKLRVLVSIFGRKTPVEVGVNQVEPAT; this is encoded by the coding sequence ATGACAAAAGAGGAACAACATAAATGGTATGTCGTTCGTGTGTTTTCCAGCCACGAAAAGAAAGTAAAGCGATATCTGGATCGTGAGATTGAGATGCAAGGACTGGAAGATAAGATCATTGAAGTTTTGATCCCCACTGAAACAGTCGTTGAAATACGATCGGGGAAAAAGAAAACACGCGAAAAGAATTTTTTCCCAGGCTATATTTTGTTGAAGACAATTTATGATGAAGAAGTCAATAATCTTATCCAGGGGGCTCCTTCAACGATTGGTTTTTTGAAAACTGGAAAGAAACAGCATGCTCCCAAGCCATTGCGTAAAGCTGAGGTTGATCGTATTCTCGGCCGGGTAGAAGGTGATGATGACGCTATGGAGCAGGGAGGTAAGATTGAAATCCCGTACGATGAGGGAGATGTTGTTGAAGTTATTGACGGACCTTTTAAAGATTTTGACGGAACCGTACAAGAAGTAAACGCAGATAAATTAAAATTACGAGTTCTGGTAAGTATTTTCGGTCGAAAGACCCCGGTTGAAGTTGGTGTGAACCAGGTAGAACCTGCAACTTGA
- the secE gene encoding preprotein translocase subunit SecE, translated as MDKIKEYIQDIRKEMKKVSWPDQQELIDYTIVVVVFTVLLSAFIFVIDQVYSTVLEAIYQ; from the coding sequence ATGGATAAGATTAAGGAATACATACAGGACATACGCAAAGAGATGAAAAAAGTCTCTTGGCCGGATCAGCAAGAATTGATCGATTATACGATTGTTGTTGTTGTATTTACGGTTTTATTGTCCGCATTCATTTTTGTGATAGATCAAGTTTATAGCACGGTATTAGAGGCCATATATCAATGA